GCTGAGGCGAGACGTAAGCCATCGCCCAACAAATCAGCAGCTTGTTCACTATATCATCTGCTGGGCTGGCTGCGACCACAGATGCCGTTATTACTCACGAGAATACCGATTCGCCATTACCCTATCTCTCCGCCGTCAAGGGAGAGTATAAAGTCATCTTAGCACACAACTCGTCCAGGGCGTGGAAGTGCTCCTTTTTCAATTGGGCTTTCCAGTACCTCTCTCACTATCTTGCTACACTCTTTCCATTCATCTGGCTTCACCATACTCATCTCGGCTAGCCTCGTATCCTTAATCGGTCTCAGCTAACCTGATGGTGATTTATGTCGCTTCATTGTTACCGTCGGAACCTCGTGATAAAATATGATCGGCCATGCGAACCGTTTTCATGGGTACGCCCGACTTTGCTGTCCCTACCCTAGACAGCCTCGTGCTTGGTGGGTATCAAGTCGTAGCCGTCTACACCCAACCTGACAAGCCGTCAGGCAGAGGAGGCAACATCATTCCCTCGCCAGTCAAGAGAAAAGCGCTTCAGCTTGGGCTGACAGTGGAGCAGCCTCCCTCTTTTCGCCAGCCTGGCGAGGTGCAAAAGCTAGCTGATCTCCGACCCGACATCGTCATAGTAGCTGCCTTCGGCCAGTTGCTGCCCCAGAATATTCTCGATATTCCCCCTTTCGGTTGTCTTAATGTTCATCCTTCCCTCCTTCCCAGGCATCGCGGTGCCACCCCCGTGGCCGCCGCCATTCTGGCCGGTGACGAGGACACCGGGGTGAGTATTATGCTCCTGGACAAGGGCATGGATACGGGGCCGTTGCTCGCCCAGGAGCGGGTTTCGATTTTGCCACAGGATACCACCGGATCCCTCAGTGCTAGGTTGGCCCACGTTGGCGCTCGCCTTCTGTTGCAGACTTTACCCTCGTGGCTTGAGGGTAAGGTAATCCCCCAGCTCCAGGACAACGAGAAGGCCACCTATTCCAGGCCTGTCACCAAGGAAAGTGGCCGAATAGACTGGCGCCTTTCGGCTGTCGAGCTATGGCGGAGGGTGAGGGCTTTTCAGCCCTGGCCTGGCTGCTACACTATCTGGCGGGGCAAGACACTGAAGGTCATCGAGGCGGTCCCACTGCCTGGGGTGGGGGAAATAGGGAAGGTGGTAGCCGTCAAAGGGAATCCACCTATCTCCATTGGCGTGCAGACGGGCGAAGGCATTCTGGGGCTTTTACAGGTACAGCCAGAAGGAAAGCGTGTCATGACCGCTGAGGAATTCGTGCGGGGGCAAAAAGACTTTGTCGGAGCGCTACTTCCCTGTCAATCTTCGACCGTCTCCTGAATAAGCCTCTCCCCGTATCCCAGCAATGTCCTGGCATGTTCTCGTGGAGTCTTTCTCAGAGCGAGATAGACCTTCAGTGCCTCAGACGGGCTCATCTCTTCGGCTGACCAGCCATTCAACCTGGCACGGCGCTCCCGCAGCACTTCTTTGGTGATAGAAATGTATTGTGCTTCTCTCAGTGCTGCCTGGATTTCCGGCTCATGAATCAGCCTCTCAACGTGCTGCGGGATGGTGATCTGCACCCTTACTATGGCCCCGGCGATATCGTGCGAGCGGCGGGCGATATCTTGCAAGACGGTGGTGGTGGGGTTGGGATCGTTCGCAGCAACAACGGTCTCTATGGTCAAGAAACGCCGTGCCCTCGAGTGATGGAACTCGAAGGTGGC
The window above is part of the Chloroflexota bacterium genome. Proteins encoded here:
- a CDS encoding methionyl-tRNA formyltransferase is translated as MRTVFMGTPDFAVPTLDSLVLGGYQVVAVYTQPDKPSGRGGNIIPSPVKRKALQLGLTVEQPPSFRQPGEVQKLADLRPDIVIVAAFGQLLPQNILDIPPFGCLNVHPSLLPRHRGATPVAAAILAGDEDTGVSIMLLDKGMDTGPLLAQERVSILPQDTTGSLSARLAHVGARLLLQTLPSWLEGKVIPQLQDNEKATYSRPVTKESGRIDWRLSAVELWRRVRAFQPWPGCYTIWRGKTLKVIEAVPLPGVGEIGKVVAVKGNPPISIGVQTGEGILGLLQVQPEGKRVMTAEEFVRGQKDFVGALLPCQSSTVS